Proteins encoded within one genomic window of Formosa agariphila KMM 3901:
- a CDS encoding phosphatidylinositol-specific phospholipase C/glycerophosphodiester phosphodiesterase family protein, with translation MSLSRPLFYIFIFLSCSGFAQATYKIHSHNDYSQILPFWKAYNSGLESIEVDVFLKNDTLYATHEAHEIKSQNTLESLYLAPLSKVYKTHLGAEQQIQLLIDIKSEAYTTLDAIETVLKTYPELTNNPKLSFVISGHRPELKDYNNYPDYILFDYQSLKPIPKKALNKIALISLSYANFSSWKGQDSIPKTDFNTLKRVVNQAHANNKPFRFWGAPDTPLAWNTFYRMGVDFINTDQPLECANYFNTLNATTKAIEIAFISDIHFQDIYGEFSDNDYKGIYNDKTNRHTLLRTMDAQLHSTRIFNENYFALFAALDDMVNKGIKYVALPGDYTDDGQAIHLKGLQHILQSYETTYGMQFFITTGNHDPVGPLAQDSGKSDFMGTNGQAQAIYSYKPLKTDLPVILSKDIKKLGYTGVLNHLQSFGFFPQENHLYWATPFSNYTPETYTYKTALQQSTLDNRMYNMAPGYTIPDASYVVEPTPNVWLLALDANVYLPKDSIAGNALDPKNYSGASIGYNNVITHKTHLIQWVKTVASEAKRLNKTLIAFSHYPMIDFNDDASNELESFFEGKKWQLERVPQEAVSKIFFDAGIKIHVAGHMHINDTGVRTFENEKSLINIQTPSIAAYIPGYKILKIKANNEIEVRTEQVNHVPNFDDLFPLYEKEYKHLTSQGTPLWNHEILNSTSYHDFTMFHLKELVRLRFLKEWAPGFKDFMLNITAKDLLLLPYLDTNISIETLCLNKTEYKLDWEMAENKAVLALQTSDLTVEDFKDWTGFDMIFDFYRIRNADVLAINDIGDKQIAIYKWLFDTYKLTLSENKNDDIRQKLLTFSSIFLKFLNGAPANHFVIDYNTGALKAIEN, from the coding sequence ATGTCTTTATCTCGTCCTTTATTTTACATTTTTATTTTTCTATCCTGCTCTGGCTTTGCTCAAGCAACTTATAAGATTCATTCTCACAATGATTACAGTCAGATTTTACCCTTTTGGAAAGCTTATAATAGTGGTTTAGAATCTATAGAAGTGGATGTATTTTTAAAAAACGACACTTTATACGCTACGCACGAAGCCCATGAAATTAAGTCACAAAACACCTTAGAATCTTTATACTTAGCACCTTTAAGTAAAGTTTATAAAACCCACTTAGGAGCCGAACAGCAGATCCAACTTTTAATCGATATAAAATCAGAAGCATATACCACACTTGATGCTATTGAGACGGTATTAAAAACATATCCTGAGCTTACAAATAACCCAAAACTGAGTTTTGTTATTTCGGGACATAGGCCAGAATTAAAAGATTACAATAACTATCCTGATTATATCCTATTCGACTACCAAAGCTTAAAGCCAATTCCTAAAAAAGCGCTGAATAAAATTGCATTAATAAGTCTTAGCTACGCAAATTTCTCGTCTTGGAAAGGTCAGGATTCTATTCCGAAAACAGATTTTAACACCTTAAAACGTGTTGTAAACCAAGCACACGCAAACAATAAACCATTTCGTTTTTGGGGTGCTCCAGACACACCGTTAGCCTGGAATACTTTTTATAGAATGGGCGTAGATTTTATAAACACAGATCAGCCGCTAGAATGCGCTAACTATTTTAATACCCTAAATGCGACCACAAAGGCTATAGAAATTGCTTTTATTTCGGATATACACTTTCAAGATATTTATGGTGAATTTTCGGATAACGATTATAAAGGAATATACAATGACAAGACCAATAGGCACACGCTTTTAAGAACAATGGATGCGCAATTGCATTCTACAAGAATCTTTAACGAGAATTATTTTGCACTATTTGCTGCCTTAGACGATATGGTAAACAAAGGTATAAAGTATGTCGCTTTACCGGGGGATTATACAGACGACGGCCAAGCCATTCATTTAAAAGGTTTGCAACACATTCTCCAGTCTTACGAAACAACCTATGGTATGCAATTTTTTATAACCACCGGTAATCACGATCCTGTTGGACCTCTTGCTCAAGATTCTGGAAAATCTGATTTTATGGGAACAAACGGACAGGCTCAAGCTATTTATAGTTATAAGCCATTAAAAACCGACCTCCCTGTCATTCTTTCTAAAGACATTAAAAAATTAGGATACACAGGCGTTCTTAATCATTTACAATCTTTTGGTTTTTTCCCTCAAGAAAACCATCTGTATTGGGCTACTCCCTTTTCTAACTATACACCCGAGACTTACACTTATAAAACAGCTTTACAGCAAAGCACATTAGATAATAGGATGTATAATATGGCGCCAGGATACACCATTCCCGACGCTAGCTATGTTGTAGAACCAACACCAAACGTATGGTTACTCGCTTTAGATGCCAATGTATATTTACCAAAAGATTCTATTGCTGGCAATGCTTTAGACCCGAAAAATTACAGCGGCGCTAGTATAGGATATAACAATGTAATTACTCATAAAACACACCTTATACAATGGGTGAAAACGGTTGCCTCGGAAGCCAAGCGATTAAACAAAACACTTATTGCTTTTAGCCATTACCCAATGATTGATTTTAACGATGATGCATCAAATGAATTAGAATCCTTTTTCGAAGGTAAAAAATGGCAATTAGAACGTGTACCTCAGGAAGCGGTCTCTAAAATATTTTTTGATGCCGGAATAAAAATCCATGTAGCAGGACATATGCACATTAACGACACTGGCGTGAGAACCTTTGAAAACGAAAAGTCTTTAATTAATATACAAACACCATCTATTGCCGCATATATTCCAGGTTATAAAATATTAAAAATAAAAGCAAATAATGAGATTGAAGTGAGGACAGAACAAGTTAACCATGTTCCTAATTTTGATGATTTATTTCCACTTTACGAAAAGGAATATAAGCATTTAACTTCGCAAGGAACCCCTTTATGGAATCATGAAATTTTAAACAGTACGTCGTATCATGATTTTACCATGTTTCATTTAAAAGAACTAGTACGCTTAAGGTTTCTAAAAGAATGGGCTCCGGGTTTTAAGGATTTTATGTTAAATATCACCGCTAAAGATTTACTTCTGCTACCTTATTTAGATACTAACATCTCAATTGAAACCTTATGCCTAAACAAAACCGAATATAAGTTAGATTGGGAAATGGCCGAAAACAAAGCTGTATTGGCTTTACAAACCTCCGATTTAACAGTAGAAGATTTTAAAGACTGGACTGGCTTTGATATGATTTTTGATTTTTACCGGATTCGGAATGCCGATGTTTTAGCAATTAACGATATTGGAGACAAACAAATAGCCATTTATAAATGGCTATTTGATACTTATAAGTTGACGTTATCTGAGAATAAAAACGACGATATCAGACAGAAATTATTAACCTTTTCTTCAATCTTTTTAAAATTCTTAAACGGTGCCCCTGCTAATCATTTTGTTATAGATTATAATACAGGAGCTTTAAAAGCTATAGAAAACTAG
- a CDS encoding phosphatidylinositol-specific phospholipase C1-like protein: MRSQHDALRINQLQVIGSHNSYKKEIEPKLYRFLEKKDTTNSIQSLQYTHIPILEQLDMGLRNLEIDVYADSKGGTYANPKGLSLAQPDEAFDPNKVMQKPGFKILHVIDIDFRTHYYTLDACLKDIKLWSEAHPNHEPIFVTLEAKDGKANMFGTQPEEFTTSLFAELDNALKSGLGSDKLITPDKVKGKYETLEQAVLNNNWPTLKDARGKFLFILDDSGRKRDLYIKGHPSLNNRAMFANANPGTPEAATLFRNNPEDKSIKDLVSKGYIIRTRADAGTKEARSNDYSHFNMAKDSGAQIITTDYYLPSTLFKSDYHISFENGTYVRKNPVTKK; the protein is encoded by the coding sequence GTGAGATCTCAACACGATGCTTTACGCATTAATCAGCTTCAAGTTATTGGGTCTCATAACAGTTATAAAAAAGAAATAGAACCTAAACTATATCGTTTTTTAGAAAAAAAGGATACCACTAATAGTATACAATCTTTACAGTATACACATATACCTATATTAGAGCAGTTAGATATGGGATTACGAAATCTTGAAATAGATGTTTATGCCGATTCTAAAGGAGGGACGTATGCAAATCCAAAAGGATTATCTCTAGCGCAACCAGATGAGGCATTCGATCCTAATAAGGTCATGCAGAAACCGGGATTTAAAATTTTACATGTTATAGATATCGATTTTAGAACGCACTATTATACTCTAGATGCTTGCTTAAAGGATATAAAATTATGGTCTGAGGCGCATCCTAATCACGAACCTATTTTTGTAACATTAGAAGCTAAAGACGGAAAAGCAAATATGTTTGGCACACAGCCAGAAGAATTTACAACATCACTTTTTGCAGAACTCGATAATGCACTAAAAAGCGGTTTAGGAAGTGATAAATTAATAACTCCGGATAAGGTTAAAGGTAAATATGAAACTCTAGAGCAGGCAGTATTAAATAATAACTGGCCAACATTAAAAGACGCTAGAGGGAAGTTCTTATTTATTTTAGATGATTCTGGTAGAAAACGTGATTTATATATTAAAGGGCATCCATCGCTTAATAATCGTGCCATGTTTGCCAATGCCAATCCAGGAACGCCTGAAGCGGCAACTTTATTTAGAAATAACCCAGAAGATAAATCCATAAAAGATTTAGTATCTAAAGGATATATAATAAGAACACGTGCAGATGCAGGTACCAAAGAAGCACGATCTAACGACTATTCTCATTTTAATATGGCAAAGGATTCTGGTGCACAAATTATCACTACAGATTATTATTTGCCTAGTACATTATTTAAAAGCGATTATCATATTTCATTTGAAAACGGGACATATGTTAGAAAGAATCCGGTTACAAAAAAGTAA
- a CDS encoding SusC/RagA family TonB-linked outer membrane protein, producing the protein MYNKNNLFLLKNITFLILFLLVYQTGYTSTATASINKTSNKAIQKTIQGKIVDETGVPLLGASILIKDTTIGASANFDGEFSIEASYGQTLQISFIGYETQEVVIDADYLNITLQPSSAVLSEVLIVGYGQQKKKDLTGAVTQLSSNEFKEGVNISADNLLQGKVAGVRVIPSNGEPGSGVDVSIRGVGSIRSGSTPLFVVDGVPLSNTNVSAPSPNFGLGNSSAKNPLNFLNTSDIASITVLKDASAAAIYGARGSNGVVIITTKQGKTGKAAITIDSYLSVSNVIKKIDVLEADDYRNAINDDAYDHGGNTDWQDELLRSGITQNNNFSFSSKTESGNYYTSLSLMDQEGIVHNSGFDRVTARLNAEESFFDNKRLKVKVNLTASQINETGVPNGADAGSDGQLIIHALMANPTQPVFDEDGEYTNFNLNQNYNPMYLLDIYEDHTNTVRILGNAEASFRIIDGLDYKFNYGVDRSVSERNSTIYPNATDRTPEGAYVQTNLESQSTLMEHYLTYRFGFNRNNFEVLGGFSYQKFDFSGTTFSVTGIDPKGTGVKPEYDPGYSGQQNGLSGYAQENELQSYFSRVNYNFDDRYLITASVRADGSTRFGENNKYGYFPSFALGWNLDNEQFLMDSDVINQLKLRLSWGQTGNQEVQNKITQASYSQSAAGGYYLYNDPTLTNGIVVNRTANPDLQWEVVSQLNIGADFSLWNNKLYGSADYYTKTTTNAILNIPAEPLSPTTTVWQNISGEIVNKGFELSLGSQIVSTDDFSWSLDVNGATLDNEVVDLPVSELYSGSVAGPGLSGVVANIYKSGYEAGSFYMLKHLGFDANGADIFEDFNNDGAINSDDRQIFEGALPNFTYGINTNLSYKRWDLSLSLIGQSGGLLVNNTNLALNINNIVSDRNVLSEFYNAGASYSNTPQLSTLYLEKSDFLRLNNARIGYSLDTDCLNLEWLQGLNLYLSAQNLFTITNYSGYDPLINSPRNSGGNQSIGIDYTTYPSSKTYMLGATLKL; encoded by the coding sequence ATGTATAATAAAAATAATTTATTTCTATTAAAAAATATAACTTTTTTAATATTATTCTTGCTTGTATACCAAACGGGTTACACAAGTACTGCCACAGCTTCAATAAACAAAACGTCTAATAAAGCGATTCAAAAAACGATACAAGGTAAAATTGTAGACGAAACTGGCGTTCCCTTATTAGGCGCTTCTATTTTAATAAAAGATACAACCATAGGTGCTTCTGCCAACTTTGACGGTGAATTTTCTATCGAAGCCAGCTACGGACAAACGTTACAAATTTCATTTATAGGTTACGAAACCCAGGAAGTTGTAATAGATGCCGACTACCTAAACATTACCTTACAACCTTCTAGCGCTGTGCTAAGTGAGGTTTTAATTGTAGGATATGGTCAGCAAAAAAAGAAAGATCTTACAGGTGCCGTAACTCAATTATCGTCTAACGAATTTAAGGAAGGTGTAAATATTTCTGCAGATAATTTATTACAAGGTAAAGTTGCAGGTGTACGTGTAATTCCTTCTAACGGAGAACCAGGTTCTGGTGTAGACGTTTCTATTCGTGGTGTAGGTTCTATTAGAAGCGGTAGCACACCTTTATTTGTAGTAGATGGTGTTCCTTTAAGTAATACAAATGTAAGTGCGCCTAGTCCTAATTTTGGACTTGGAAATTCTAGCGCAAAGAATCCACTAAACTTCCTTAACACTAGTGATATTGCTTCTATTACAGTGTTAAAAGATGCATCTGCTGCCGCGATATACGGAGCAAGAGGTTCTAACGGTGTTGTTATTATTACCACAAAACAAGGAAAAACAGGCAAAGCAGCTATTACGATTGATTCTTATTTAAGTGTTTCCAATGTAATTAAAAAGATTGACGTCCTAGAAGCAGACGACTACAGAAATGCTATAAACGACGACGCTTACGATCATGGTGGCAACACAGATTGGCAAGACGAATTACTTCGTAGCGGTATCACTCAGAATAACAATTTCTCCTTTTCCTCTAAAACAGAAAGCGGAAATTATTACACCTCTTTATCGTTAATGGATCAGGAAGGGATTGTACATAATAGTGGTTTCGACAGAGTAACGGCGCGTTTAAATGCTGAAGAATCTTTCTTTGATAACAAACGATTAAAGGTAAAGGTAAATTTAACTGCCAGCCAGATTAATGAAACGGGAGTTCCTAATGGTGCTGATGCAGGTTCTGATGGACAGTTAATTATCCATGCTTTAATGGCCAACCCAACACAACCTGTATTTGATGAAGATGGCGAATACACCAACTTTAATTTAAATCAGAACTACAACCCGATGTATTTATTAGACATTTACGAGGATCACACCAATACAGTACGAATTCTTGGAAATGCTGAAGCATCGTTTAGAATAATTGATGGATTAGACTATAAATTTAATTATGGTGTAGACCGTTCGGTATCAGAACGTAATTCTACTATTTACCCAAATGCTACAGATAGAACGCCAGAAGGTGCTTATGTTCAAACAAATTTAGAGTCTCAGAGTACTTTAATGGAGCACTATTTAACGTATCGTTTTGGATTTAATAGAAACAACTTTGAAGTTTTAGGAGGATTTTCATATCAGAAATTCGATTTCTCTGGAACAACATTTTCTGTTACAGGAATAGATCCTAAAGGCACAGGTGTTAAACCAGAATACGATCCTGGATATTCTGGGCAACAGAATGGCCTAAGTGGATACGCTCAAGAAAACGAATTACAATCTTATTTTAGTAGGGTAAATTACAATTTCGATGACAGATATTTAATTACTGCATCGGTAAGAGCAGATGGTTCGACCCGTTTTGGTGAGAATAACAAATATGGATATTTCCCTTCATTTGCATTAGGTTGGAATTTAGACAACGAACAGTTTTTAATGGATTCTGATGTGATTAACCAATTAAAACTAAGACTTAGCTGGGGACAAACAGGAAACCAAGAAGTACAAAACAAAATCACTCAGGCTAGTTATTCGCAATCGGCTGCAGGTGGGTATTACTTATATAACGATCCGACCTTAACAAATGGAATTGTAGTAAACAGAACTGCCAATCCAGATTTACAATGGGAAGTGGTATCACAATTAAATATTGGTGCGGATTTTAGTTTATGGAATAACAAATTATACGGTTCTGCAGATTATTACACAAAAACAACAACCAATGCCATTCTAAACATTCCTGCCGAACCATTAAGCCCAACAACAACAGTGTGGCAAAACATAAGTGGAGAAATTGTAAATAAAGGTTTTGAATTAAGTTTAGGGTCGCAAATTGTAAGTACAGACGACTTCTCATGGTCTCTAGATGTAAACGGAGCAACGTTAGATAATGAGGTAGTAGACTTACCGGTTTCAGAATTATATTCAGGTAGTGTTGCAGGGCCAGGTTTATCTGGAGTAGTTGCAAACATTTATAAAAGTGGTTACGAAGCAGGATCGTTTTATATGTTAAAACACTTAGGTTTCGATGCGAATGGCGCAGACATTTTTGAAGATTTTAACAACGATGGCGCTATAAATAGTGACGACCGTCAGATTTTTGAAGGTGCTCTACCTAATTTCACATACGGGATAAACACCAACTTAAGTTATAAACGTTGGGATTTAAGTCTTTCTTTAATTGGACAAAGTGGTGGTTTACTAGTTAACAATACCAATTTAGCGTTAAACATTAACAATATTGTTTCTGATAGAAATGTCCTTTCAGAATTCTATAATGCTGGAGCTAGTTATTCTAACACACCTCAACTTTCGACATTATATTTAGAAAAATCAGATTTCCTACGTTTAAACAACGCAAGAATAGGATACTCCTTAGATACAGATTGTCTTAATTTAGAATGGCTACAAGGTTTAAACCTATATCTAAGTGCTCAGAATTTATTTACAATCACTAACTATTCTGGTTACGACCCGTTAATTAATAGTCCGCGAAATTCTGGAGGAAACCAATCTATAGGAATAGATTACACGACTTACCCATCATCTAAAACGTATATGCTAGGTGCAACACTAAAATTATAA
- a CDS encoding RagB/SusD family nutrient uptake outer membrane protein, with translation MKTINIISKITFTFILSTLAFNCSDLDEVVKDEVIGGQTSNPESAIAAAYGQLADGTFTDHGSVFGLQEYPTDECMLPTRGSDWGDGGKWRDLTEFTWGTTNAQVTGTWNALNSGITKTLIAIESLQENPNYANYDLFMAEAKALLILYVYNTLDLFNQAPYRDLFSDDKSLVFLQADTEIDNLISDLEAIIPNLADLGEQQTYNGRFTKQAAYALLADMYLNRAVFKDRYNTSSSFNFTETAVDNNGTDMDKVIYYSTLLINDRFSLESNYFDNFALSNSNGSEIIFAVIQENDNIRRSDNDFAYMSTGRAQKQTPDNRGTNGSNVGPEFYKTWEGNHDDPRFHRYYQYADGTWFMNDGTTTSVPAEDIRPDTGKPLVHFNRGLQVGQQYGPTLDGKGGFNMTADGRIAISKLYMEKNTTIPMDYTPEMNFNNPSEAILTQDQINAGVRNFKWEFDPENGNGNSAVDIPLYRLGGIYCMRAEAYFRKGETGLALADINKLRTSRTREALFDNAPGVALETLDDVTLYNEIGFEMYWEMYRRKQMIRFNTYDKAYTAKAATQPYLRVFAIPQSTIDVTDGIEQNFGYN, from the coding sequence ATGAAAACTATCAATATAATATCAAAAATAACGTTCACTTTCATCTTAAGTACGCTGGCTTTTAATTGCTCGGATTTAGATGAAGTTGTTAAAGACGAAGTCATTGGCGGACAAACATCTAATCCAGAGAGTGCAATTGCTGCAGCTTACGGACAATTGGCAGATGGTACGTTTACAGATCATGGTAGCGTTTTTGGTTTACAAGAATATCCTACCGACGAATGTATGCTACCTACACGAGGAAGCGACTGGGGAGACGGTGGAAAATGGAGAGACCTTACAGAGTTTACTTGGGGAACGACTAATGCACAAGTTACAGGGACATGGAATGCTTTAAATAGCGGTATCACTAAAACGCTAATTGCTATTGAATCTTTACAAGAAAACCCAAATTATGCGAATTATGATTTATTCATGGCAGAAGCCAAAGCTTTATTAATTCTATATGTATACAACACTTTGGACTTGTTTAACCAAGCACCATATAGAGACTTATTCTCGGACGATAAATCTTTAGTTTTTCTTCAAGCAGATACAGAAATAGATAATTTAATATCTGATTTAGAAGCTATCATTCCAAATCTTGCCGATTTAGGAGAACAGCAAACCTATAATGGCCGTTTTACAAAACAAGCCGCTTATGCTTTGTTAGCAGATATGTATTTAAACAGAGCTGTTTTTAAAGATCGTTATAATACCTCTTCTAGTTTTAATTTTACAGAAACTGCTGTCGATAACAATGGAACAGACATGGATAAGGTTATTTACTATTCTACGTTATTAATTAATGATCGCTTTAGTTTAGAGAGCAACTACTTCGACAATTTTGCACTAAGTAATTCTAACGGATCTGAAATTATTTTTGCCGTAATTCAGGAGAATGATAATATTAGAAGAAGTGATAATGATTTTGCCTATATGTCTACCGGACGTGCCCAAAAACAAACTCCAGACAACAGAGGAACTAATGGCTCTAATGTGGGACCTGAATTTTATAAGACTTGGGAAGGTAATCATGATGATCCACGATTCCACAGATATTATCAGTATGCCGATGGAACTTGGTTTATGAACGATGGCACAACGACTAGTGTACCTGCAGAAGATATTAGACCAGATACAGGAAAACCTTTAGTACATTTTAATAGAGGTTTACAAGTTGGGCAACAATACGGACCTACACTTGATGGAAAAGGAGGCTTTAATATGACTGCAGACGGAAGAATTGCAATTAGCAAATTATACATGGAAAAGAACACGACTATTCCTATGGACTATACGCCAGAAATGAATTTTAACAATCCGTCGGAAGCCATTTTAACACAAGATCAAATTAATGCAGGTGTACGTAACTTTAAATGGGAATTTGATCCAGAAAATGGAAACGGTAACAGTGCTGTTGATATTCCGTTATATCGTTTAGGAGGTATTTACTGTATGAGAGCAGAAGCTTATTTTAGAAAAGGAGAAACGGGTCTTGCTTTAGCCGATATTAATAAATTGCGTACTAGCAGAACTCGAGAAGCTTTATTTGATAATGCTCCTGGTGTTGCCCTTGAAACTTTAGATGACGTTACTCTATACAACGAAATCGGATTTGAAATGTATTGGGAAATGTACAGAAGAAAACAAATGATTCGTTTTAATACTTACGACAAAGCGTATACAGCTAAAGCCGCTACGCAACCGTATTTAAGAGTTTTTGCTATCCCACAATCTACTATTGATGTTACAGATGGCATTGAACAAAATTTCGGATATAATTAA
- a CDS encoding gluconate 5-dehydrogenase: MSVELFNVKGKVALVTGSTHGLGMAMAKGLGLAGATIIVNGNSSQEKIDNALKIYKGEGINAFGYKFNVTIEADVIEAISKIETEVGPIDILINNAGIIKRTPLLDMEVTDFKEVIDIDLVSPFIVSKHVVKNMVKRQQGKVINICSMMSELGRNNVGAYAAAKGGLKMLTQNMATEWAKYNIQVNGIGPGYFATSQTEPIRVDGHPFNDFIINRTPAAKWGDPDDLAGAAIFLSSKASDFVNGHVLYVDGGILATIGKPTNED; encoded by the coding sequence ATGAGCGTAGAATTATTTAATGTAAAAGGCAAAGTTGCCTTAGTTACAGGAAGCACCCACGGTTTAGGTATGGCTATGGCCAAAGGTTTAGGCTTGGCAGGAGCGACAATTATTGTTAACGGAAATTCATCGCAAGAAAAGATTGACAATGCTCTTAAAATTTATAAAGGTGAAGGTATAAACGCTTTCGGTTATAAATTTAATGTCACTATTGAAGCCGATGTTATTGAAGCTATTTCTAAGATTGAAACTGAAGTTGGTCCGATTGATATTTTAATTAACAATGCAGGTATTATAAAACGCACGCCTTTATTAGACATGGAAGTAACCGATTTTAAAGAGGTTATCGATATTGATTTAGTGAGTCCGTTTATCGTGTCTAAGCATGTGGTAAAAAATATGGTAAAACGTCAGCAAGGAAAAGTGATTAACATTTGCTCGATGATGAGTGAACTAGGCCGAAACAATGTAGGTGCGTATGCAGCAGCGAAAGGCGGACTAAAAATGTTAACTCAGAATATGGCTACAGAATGGGCAAAATATAACATTCAGGTGAATGGTATTGGGCCAGGTTATTTTGCTACTTCTCAAACAGAACCCATTCGTGTAGACGGTCATCCGTTTAACGATTTTATTATTAATAGAACACCAGCAGCAAAATGGGGAGATCCTGACGATTTAGCCGGAGCGGCTATCTTTTTAAGCTCGAAAGCTAGTGATTTTGTTAACGGTCATGTATTGTATGTCGATGGTGGAATTTTAGCAACCATCGGGAAACCTACGAACGAAGATTAA
- the kduI gene encoding 5-dehydro-4-deoxy-D-glucuronate isomerase — MSTIYESRYASSPHTVKKYDTQELRDEFLIDTLMQADKINLTYTHYDRYIAGSAVPVSGPLTLETIDPLKASTFLERRELGIINVGGNGTVTVDGTVYDMGLKDALYVGMGIKDVVFASEDANNPAKFYLNSAPAHTNYPTKKVSKADANKIELGSLETANHRTVNQMIIGGIVTSCQLQMGMTELKTGSVWNTMPAHVHDRRMEVYYYLDIPQDQAVCHFMGQPQETRHIWMQNDQAVISPPWSIHSGSGTSNYTFIWGMAGENLDYNDMDVAKITELR, encoded by the coding sequence ATGAGTACAATTTACGAAAGTCGTTATGCATCTAGTCCGCATACGGTAAAAAAATATGACACTCAAGAATTAAGAGATGAATTCCTGATTGACACCTTAATGCAAGCCGATAAAATTAATTTAACCTATACGCATTACGATCGTTATATCGCAGGTTCTGCTGTTCCTGTTTCAGGACCATTGACTTTAGAGACTATTGACCCATTAAAAGCGTCTACTTTTTTAGAGCGAAGAGAATTAGGAATTATTAACGTTGGTGGAAACGGAACTGTAACCGTAGATGGTACAGTTTATGACATGGGCTTAAAAGATGCATTGTACGTAGGAATGGGTATTAAAGATGTGGTTTTTGCAAGTGAAGATGCTAACAATCCTGCTAAATTTTATTTAAACTCTGCTCCTGCACACACCAATTATCCAACCAAAAAAGTAAGTAAAGCAGACGCTAATAAAATTGAATTAGGGTCTCTAGAAACTGCAAATCACCGTACCGTAAATCAAATGATTATTGGTGGTATTGTTACCTCTTGTCAGTTACAAATGGGAATGACAGAACTTAAAACAGGAAGTGTTTGGAACACGATGCCGGCTCACGTTCACGATCGTAGAATGGAAGTATATTATTATTTAGATATTCCTCAAGATCAAGCGGTATGTCACTTTATGGGACAACCACAAGAAACACGTCATATTTGGATGCAAAACGACCAAGCTGTAATTTCTCCACCATGGTCTATTCACTCAGGTTCTGGAACATCAAACTATACATTTATTTGGGGAATGGCCGGAGAAAATTTAGATTATAACGATATGGATGTTGCTAAAATAACAGAATTAAGATAA